One segment of Macrotis lagotis isolate mMagLag1 chromosome 1, bilby.v1.9.chrom.fasta, whole genome shotgun sequence DNA contains the following:
- the LOC141509426 gene encoding olfactory receptor 2AJ1-like, with translation MEEKNQTSGKDFILLGLLDPNRHGLLFLTLILIMFMMTIMGNTVLILLIHLDIQLHTPMYSLLKHLSFTDVLNTSNIVPMMARNYISGRKSITFAGCGVQVFLHSSFFGTECLILTAMSYDRYVAICHPLRYPVLMSHQISVILAAGSWLGGIINSTFHTTYVLLLPFCGARIIDHFICEVPALVKLSCVDTSKYEGVVTVSAAFFLLIPPLIILASYGQILRAVLHMKSRKAQQKAFSTCSSHLVVIVMFYGSGLFIYMRPKSSHTPGQDKVLAVSYTIIAPMLNPIIYSLRNKDVLSAMKKVLGKSISHGNNSF, from the coding sequence ATGGAGGAAAAGAATCAGACATCTGGTAAAGATTTCATCCTGTTAGGATTATTGGATCCAAACCGGCATGGATTGTTATTCTTAACACTTATTCTCATCATGTTCATGATGACAATTATGGGAAACACAGTCTTGATTCTTCTTATTCACCTTGACATCCAGCTCCACACTCCGATGTACAGCCTTCTCAAACATCTTTCCTTTACTGATGTCTTGAACACCTCGAATATTGTTCCCATGATGGCCAGAAACTACATATCTGGAAGGAAATCTATCACCTTTGCAGGTTGTGGGGTCCAGGTCTTCCTCCATTCCAGCTTCTTTGGAACAGAATGCCTTATTCTCACAGCCATGTCTTATGACCGCTATGTAGCCATCTGCCACCCTCTGCGTTATCCAGTCCTCATGAGTCATCAAATCAGTGTTATTCTGGCTGCTGGCTCCTGGCTTGGAGGAATCATCAACTCTACATTTCATACAACTTATGTACTACTACTTCCATTTTGTGGAGCTAGGATTATTGACCACTTTATCTGTGAAGTCCCAGCCTTGGTGAAACTCTCTTGTGTTGATACTTCAAAATATGAAGGAGTAGTCACAGTGAGTGCTGCTTTCTTCCTTCTAATCCCTCCTCTCATCATCCTTGCCtcttatggtcagattcttcgtGCTGTGCTTCATATGAAATCTAGAAAGGCTCAGCAAAAAGCCTTCTCTACTTGTTCTTCTCACCTGGTTGTGATTGTCATGTTCTATGGTTCTGGTCTCTTCATATACATGAGACCCAAGTCCTCTCATACTCCAGGTCAAGACAAGGTCTTAGCTGTCTCATATACCATTATTGCTCCCATGCTCAACCCTATCATCTACAGTCTCAGAAATAAAGATGTCTTAAGTGCCATGAAGAAGGTTCTAGGAAAATCAATTAGTCatggaaataattctttttaa